The sequence below is a genomic window from Desulfobulbus oligotrophicus.
CCTGCACCATGGCCGTCTTCTCCGCAGATAGTTCAACACCAACATCATAGAGATCCACATCTGCCTTGGTAAACGAGGCCCGAATCATGGCAACCCGATCCTGGATCTGCTGACGGGAATACGCCCCTTCAAACTTTATGGTTTCCACACGCAACTGACACGGATCCTGAAAAAGCTCTGCTATCTTACGTGCTTTCAGCTGTCCTTCCAAAGCGTGCTCGCCAGCCTTCTTTGTTCCAGCCTTTTCAATAACGGCCAGCCGGCTACGAATTGCCCGCGCATCATTCGGCCACAGCCAGAAAGCACTCCCACCAACAACCAGGGCAATCAATGCTGCGACAAACATATTTTTAACGGTTATCATAAAACGCCTCCCATAATCCGTTGCACCTCGACCTGTCCCATATGATGTCGTTCCAGGGGAACCGAACGGTTGTCACCAACCACATACACCTTGCCTGGTTCAACTTTTCGCGGTGGTAAGTTCCAGGGCAATGATGGGCTGATATAGGGTTCTTCCACCTGACGACTGTTGACCAGTAAAATACCATTGCGAAATTCGACAGTTTCTCCGGCAAGTGCAATGATTCGTTTCAGTAACACCACCCGACGACCGGCAAAGCGGATCGCAACAATATCACCATGGTCAGGCTTTGTAAAAAGATAACGACCTCGCCAGCAGAATGTAAATGAGCCGTCCTTATAGGTGGGCTCCATACTCTGCCCTTCAATCCGTAAGGGTACAAGTACCTGAGTAAAAATCAGAAGAGCGGCCATGATCAGCACGACTAATCGTACTGCAAATCGAGGGGTAAATTCGGGAAAGAAAAATCGATGGAAAAATGATGTGGCCATATTCAGTACCAATGGTATCAAACCTGCACAGCACTGCACTGTATCTTTCTGATACGATGACCGTTCCGGCAGCCGTTTTTTTGTTGAACGTTCTTTTTAGCCTATCTCACCATTGTACACAGTAGAGGACATTTTATGAAATTTTCTGCGTTAATCAGATACAGGCAAAGTGTTCGTACGTATGCTGCGCGTCCGGTTGAACCGGAAAAACTGGATCAGCTCATTGAAGCCGTGCGGCTGGCTCCCTCTGCATCCAACTCACAACCATGGAAGCTTATCATGGTCACTGATCCGCTCCTGAAAGATCAGGTAGCGCATGCCACGTACAGCACGTTTGTTGCATTTAACAGGTTTGTTCCTCAAGCGCCTGTTCTGGCGGTGTTTGTCATTGAGCGGCCGAAGATGATTACTCAGATTGGCGGCGCATTGAAAAAGAGAGATTTCTCTCTTATTGATATCGGCATTGCCGCAACGCATTTCTGTTTGCAGGCAACTGCATTGGGGCTGTCCACCTGTATGCTTGGCTGGTTTGATGAGAAGACTGTGCAGAGAGTACTGCAGATCCCCAGACACAAGCGCATCGGGCTGTTAATCAGCCTGGGATATGCAGCTGAGGATGATTTGATACGAACAAAAAAGCGGAAAAACAAAGAGAATATGAGCAGTTACAACCAATACTGATCAACCGGCCTAAAGAAAGAACCAACGTTTATAAAGGGCTGTCAATGTTGCAAGATATATACTCTGCTCTGAACTTGATCTGCTTTTGGTTTTCCCGGCGCTATGGACTGATTTGAACTCCTAACCTACGGACAGATTTTCTGATGTATAAGATGTACTGTCGTTTCGTTGTGACTGAAGTTTCGCAAAATAAGGGGCATGCAAACTGACATTCATTGTGCACATCTGCGCCTTTTTTAGTCGATTCTGGTGACAGTGGAGTTACCACATTCTGCGGGATGAACGGATGAATCCTTAGCCGTTGTATCAATGGTAACAGTCACCGGCATGCCGAGCCGGAGTTCATGCGCCGGGTCGCAGACAAAGATACGGGCCCGGTACACCAGTTTTGTTCGCAGCTCTGTTGTTTCGACGGTTTTGGGT
It includes:
- a CDS encoding nitroreductase family protein; translated protein: MKFSALIRYRQSVRTYAARPVEPEKLDQLIEAVRLAPSASNSQPWKLIMVTDPLLKDQVAHATYSTFVAFNRFVPQAPVLAVFVIERPKMITQIGGALKKRDFSLIDIGIAATHFCLQATALGLSTCMLGWFDEKTVQRVLQIPRHKRIGLLISLGYAAEDDLIRTKKRKNKENMSSYNQY
- the lepB gene encoding signal peptidase I, yielding MATSFFHRFFFPEFTPRFAVRLVVLIMAALLIFTQVLVPLRIEGQSMEPTYKDGSFTFCWRGRYLFTKPDHGDIVAIRFAGRRVVLLKRIIALAGETVEFRNGILLVNSRQVEEPYISPSLPWNLPPRKVEPGKVYVVGDNRSVPLERHHMGQVEVQRIMGGVL